The Bacteroidales bacterium DNA segment TATACAATCCTCTCGCCTATGATTTTCTCAAATGCATCCGTTTTTTCTTTCGGGAAAAGGTTAAACATCACTTCGGCAAGGCCTCCGGGAAGATGATGAAGCCGTTTGGAATACCTTTCCATCGAAGCAATAATCCCTGGATTCAATTGAATCTGGAAACCCAACGGATCGTGACCGAACATCCGTCTGAAATCTTCCTGATATTGCTCAAATCCTGCGGCACTTTGAATGGTAAGAATACCGGTTTCGTCACAGTACGACGAAATGGTTATGATACTGCCGGGAATCATCTGATGAAGAACCCGGACAGTATATTGATAGATTTCTTTTTCATCCGGCAGGCTGAGAAGCTCAAAAGCAGAATCACTTAAAAGCGACTGCAGTTCAAGGTATCTTTTTTCTTTCTCCTCGGCAATCTTTCGTTCTGTAATATCACGCACGTTCATCACTATCCCGCCGATGTTATCATTCAACAGGTGATTGGAAAAAATGGCCTCCACGTAAATGGTATTTCCTTGTTTCCCGAGGATTCTGAATTCGGTGCTTATGGGGCTGGCCGGTTTTTCAACAATAGTATTTACCGCTGTTTTAAACAGTTCCCTGTCGGCAGATACTACATATTCTATGAAAGGTGTTTTCTGCAACTCATTCAGAGAATATCCTGTGATTCTCCTTTCGTCAGAGCTTTCGTAAATAACCGTTCCTTCCTTATCAAGTATAATAATTGTATCGGAGGAATAGCGCAACAAATTGCGGAACCATTCTTCCTTTTGCCGCAGTTGTAGCTCAAGCAATTTCTGTTCGGTAATATCAATGGCTATTCCGGTAACACCCAGGCAGTTGCCATTTTCATCGAAAACAGGAGTTTTATATACCTCAGTCCATTTGTCCATGCCATTCTTATGGCTTTTTTTCTCAAACCTCTGACGTCCTCCCTTGCAAATGGTTTCATTGTCAGTGAGTGTAAAATAAGAGGCTCTGGCGGGAAAAAGTTCTTTATCAGTTTTTCCGATGATTTCATTTGCCGGGATGCCCTTGTGGTCAACAAAAGCCTTATTAACCGCAACATATCTTCCTTCAGCATCTTTCAGCCAAACCATGTGCGGGATGTTATCCAGTATGGCGGAATGATGCGATTTCTGATCATGTATATATTCTTCGAGCTTTTTTCTGGCTGTTATGTCAGCAAAGATGTAGATTCTGACTTCGGAATCAAATTGTGGCAGAAGGATCTTTCTGACCCAGACCCAGGTGGTTTTTTCGTTGTTGAGTTTCAGGCGGCATGTGAATTCCTGGCTCTCTTTGTTTTCCAGAAAGGACGCAAGTCCGTTCAGGTCCCTTGCATCAACCCGCTGAAGCAGCAAACTTTTCAGTTCGTTCATTTCGTCACCTGAAATACCGAAAAACTCCCTGAAGGATTCATTGACAAAAACATACTTTTGCTGGTCTGCAATGGCAATGGGTTCTTCCATCTGTATTGCCAGATTCAGCAGGATATCGTTAACCGGCAGATTCCCGGCATTGTCAGAAACTGTTTTTTTGCGATGCGCAAGGATAACTGCTCCTGAAATTTTATGGTCATCTGAAAGAGGCAATACCGTAAGAAAAATTTCAGATGTTTTGTCATTGGCGGTGAGCCGGGTGGTCCGTGATTTTCCTTTCAGCATGGAGTGATGGAGCAGAAGAAGCTCGGGGCAGGAGGACAGAGGAAGGGTGTCGCCCGGGGAAATGACTTTGCTGAACAATAAGCCGGAAATTTCGTGCGATGATGTATTGGAACACACAACCCGGTTATTTTGGTCAATGAGCCATACAGCGCAATCGGTGTCGGACAGGATGGCATGATTTTTTATGGTATCATTAAAAAGGCCCGAAAGTGTGGCGGCGTCGTTCCTGTTTTGATGGTCATCCATAGGGCAGTGTCTTGTTGTTGATTATAGGATAAGTCCAATCATGGCTGCTGAAAGAAGAGAAGTAATAGTGCCGGCAATCATGGCCTTCAGTCCGAGCTGAGACAAAGGGATGCGCTGGGAAGGCGCAATGGTTCCA contains these protein-coding regions:
- a CDS encoding PAS domain S-box protein — its product is MDDHQNRNDAATLSGLFNDTIKNHAILSDTDCAVWLIDQNNRVVCSNTSSHEISGLLFSKVISPGDTLPLSSCPELLLLHHSMLKGKSRTTRLTANDKTSEIFLTVLPLSDDHKISGAVILAHRKKTVSDNAGNLPVNDILLNLAIQMEEPIAIADQQKYVFVNESFREFFGISGDEMNELKSLLLQRVDARDLNGLASFLENKESQEFTCRLKLNNEKTTWVWVRKILLPQFDSEVRIYIFADITARKKLEEYIHDQKSHHSAILDNIPHMVWLKDAEGRYVAVNKAFVDHKGIPANEIIGKTDKELFPARASYFTLTDNETICKGGRQRFEKKSHKNGMDKWTEVYKTPVFDENGNCLGVTGIAIDITEQKLLELQLRQKEEWFRNLLRYSSDTIIILDKEGTVIYESSDERRITGYSLNELQKTPFIEYVVSADRELFKTAVNTIVEKPASPISTEFRILGKQGNTIYVEAIFSNHLLNDNIGGIVMNVRDITERKIAEEKEKRYLELQSLLSDSAFELLSLPDEKEIYQYTVRVLHQMIPGSIITISSYCDETGILTIQSAAGFEQYQEDFRRMFGHDPLGFQIQLNPGIIASMERYSKRLHHLPGGLAEVMFNLFPKEKTDAFEKIIGERIVYGIPIIHHDKFLGSVALLVPSNNITEIRQIVETFILQAGIALHRRQVEIELIKAKEKAEESDKLKSAFLANMSHEIRTPMNGILGFTQLLSMPGVSKEEQAEYIAAINSNGKLLLSLINDIIDISRIEAGQLTICPEPVEIQALANETFNGIVTDAVRKEKSGVVFRMEEDSECADLLIQTDPVRLKQILQNLLSNAIKFTDEGEIVLGYRKKNNNLHFYVRDTGIGIQPEKQKVIFERFVQADPSTTRRFGGSGLGLAISKGLADLLGGTLTLKSQPGAGSVFTLILPIEKTSILKEEQKTVHPMAEKWNNTTVLIVEDDKFSAKYLDTVLRKHGITPLTVARASEGFQLLREHPEIALVLMDIQLPEMNGYDATRQIKAEFPHIPVIAQSANAFDDDRQKCLDAGCNDYISKPIQQEKLISLLKKYLNTK